The genomic region GTACTCGCCGAGATTGGCGTTCACGATCCGCCCGCTGCGGCGGTCGGTGATCGCCGCCTCGTGCAGCGCGAACGAGAGGCCCCAGATCATGCCGCCGAACAGCTGGCTCTGCACCATGCGCGGATTGACGATGCGCCCGGCGGCGAAGGCGCCGACCATGCGGGTGAGGCGGACCTGGCCGAGCTCGGGATCGACCTTCACCTCGGCGAACACCGCGCCGTGGGCATGCATCGCATATTGCTCCATCGCCGCAGGATTCGGCGCGCCGGTGCCGCGGGCCTCGATCTCGGCGACGCCGGCGCGCGCGAGAATCTCGGCATAGCTCTCGCTCCGGCTCTCGTCGTCGCGGCGGATCAGCCTGCCGTCGCGCGCGATCACGCCGGCATTGCCGGCGCCGAACAGCGGCGAGCGCTCGTCGCTCGTGGCGAGATCGGCGAGCTTTGCGATCACGGCCGCACCGGCGCTATGAATCGCAGCGCCTGCCGTTGCCGTGTGCGCCGAACCGCCGGCGATGCCGGCATCGGGCAGGTCGGACGTGCCGGACTTGAAGTCGAGGCTGTCGATGTCGAGGCCGACGGCATCGGCCGCGATCTGCGCCAGTGCCGTCCAGGCGCCCTGCCCCATGTCGTGCGCGCCGATCTCCATCACGCCTGAGCCGTCGCGGCGGATCGCCGCGCGCGCCTCGGCCTGGAACATCAGCGCCGGGAAGGTCGCCGTGCCCATGCCCCAGCCGACCAGGAGGCCGGCATCGTCGCGCATCTGCCGCGGCTGCAGCGGACGCTTGGCCCAGCCGAAGCGCGCGGCGCCCTGCTCGTAGCAGGCCCGCAGCGCCTTGGAGGAGAAAGGCCGCCCCGTCATCGGCTCGACCTCGGCGTAGTTCTTCAGGCGGAAGGCGAGCGGATCCATGCCGCAGGCCCAGGCCATCTCGTCGATCGCGCTCTCGAGCGCGATCGAGCCGGTCGCCTCGCCCGGCGCGCGCATGAACAGCGGCGTGCCGGTGTTGACGCGCACGGCATCGTGCGAGGTGCGGATCGCGGGCGCCGCGTAGAGCGTGTGCGAGGCATCGGCGGCGGGCTCGAAGAAATCGTCGAACGTGCTCGAGACGGTCCGCGCATGGTGATCGAGCGCGGTCAGACGTCCGTCGGTGTCGGTG from Bradyrhizobium sp. CB1015 harbors:
- a CDS encoding xanthine dehydrogenase family protein molybdopterin-binding subunit — its product is MSELNLTSAPAHLRHGSNIGQPLTRRDGILKVTGQATYAADNHPPGMLFAVIATASIARGRVVSLDVAAAKRHPGVVDVMTPEHKPPLAIDPEIKTNPFVFRMEALQSNEVRYANQPIAVVIAETLEAATEGAALVAPRYETLPPLVGLDAGESFVPPAVGVGNPSVSHHGDVEAGLAAADKQIDATYETPPQYHNAMEPHAVVAHWDGDRLSVDMPTQGLKLSLARIAELFGIAHDKIHVRSPFLGGGFGSKGLMGGPPVLGIMAAKLVGRPVKLVLRREQMYGPVGHRAPTRQRLRLGTDTDGRLTALDHHARTVSSTFDDFFEPAADASHTLYAAPAIRTSHDAVRVNTGTPLFMRAPGEATGSIALESAIDEMAWACGMDPLAFRLKNYAEVEPMTGRPFSSKALRACYEQGAARFGWAKRPLQPRQMRDDAGLLVGWGMGTATFPALMFQAEARAAIRRDGSGVMEIGAHDMGQGAWTALAQIAADAVGLDIDSLDFKSGTSDLPDAGIAGGSAHTATAGAAIHSAGAAVIAKLADLATSDERSPLFGAGNAGVIARDGRLIRRDDESRSESYAEILARAGVAEIEARGTGAPNPAAMEQYAMHAHGAVFAEVKVDPELGQVRLTRMVGAFAAGRIVNPRMVQSQLFGGMIWGLSFALHEAAITDRRSGRIVNANLGEYHIPVNADVPPLDVITVEEHDPHVNALGIKGVGEIGITGSAGAVANAVWHATGVRVRRFPIRIEELLVQ